Sequence from the Camelus dromedarius isolate mCamDro1 chromosome 12, mCamDro1.pat, whole genome shotgun sequence genome:
TGAAAAAGCTTCCATCAACAGAAAGCCTCGGTTACCTCAGCACTTTGTTGATGCTTATTTAGATGAGATGGATCAAGGTAAAAATGATCCATCATCtactttctccaaagaaaacctCATTTTTTCTGTGGGTGAACTCATCATTGCTGGAACTGAAACTACAACCAATGTGCTACGGTGGGCAGTTCTTTTCATGGCCCTTTATCCTAACATTCAAGGTGAGGATTCTCTTGATCTCAAGGTCTGTTGTTACATTTAGAGCTCATATATGTTTTAGAGTCTTTGGCCGTGCACAAAGCATTTTATTTAGGAACTCCTGCTATGCTAGccgaaaagaaaaacattcaatgGTTATAACGTTTTCAAAACTATTATCTCAATTCATGTAAAAACTTCAGATAGGTCTTATAAtacctattttataaatgagggaaaAGACTGAGGGGCTGATTTACTGAAGTTCAGCCACTTAGAAGTGactgagctgggatctgaactctgtttttttaattcaagttttTATGCTTCACTGTTTTCCTGCTGAGAGTGATGTTATTATAATTCTacgtttgtttaatttttatttttattactttcaatgTGTTTTTCACAACAAAATTACTCAGAGCATTGGCTACTAGTTGTATAAGATATAAGGCATGTATTTAAATAGAACTCTCAGATAATGAAAAATCTGAATCTGGGTGTAGCCATACTTTGTTGGCTTACTGTAAGTTATCCTTTGCTTTATCTCAAGGGGAAATTATTTTAGATATAATCTTAAGAATTGCATAATAACTTGAACACTTTTTCTCTTACAGGACGAGTTCAGAAAGAGATTGATTTAATTATAGGACCCAGTGGAAAGCCTTCCTGGGATGACAAATGCAAAATGCCTTATACGGAGGCAGTTTTGCATGAAGTTTTAAGATTCTGTAATATAGTGCCATTAGGGATTTTCCACGCAACTTCTGAAGATGCAGTTGTACGTGGTTATTCTATTCCTAAAGGCACAACAGTAATTACAAATCTTTATTCTGTACACTTTGATGAAAAGTACTGGAGAGACCCAGATATATTCTATCCGGAACGATTCCTGGACAGCAATGGGCATTTTGTCAGGAAGGAAGCTTTGGTTCCCTTTTCCCTAGGTAAGAGAACTTTCACAGAGGCATAACTTTAGGACACAGTATAATGATGACTCATCACATGTAACATCTTAATCTGAAGCATTCTGTTGTAGAATTAATATTCTAACTCTGAAAATTTAGCATTGGCTTTTAGAGGAGAGAATGGTTTAGGTAGGTGTCATTAACACCTGTTTCTACTCAAAATAAACAAGCCATAATTTAGCAGCTAGAAAGAAACTATTGAGAAGCTCTGGCTTCTGAAACTTTCTTGCTTGTGGATTTTTGGCTTGTAATCAAAACTCACAGAGTTAGAAGTCAGCTAGAGAAACTAAGACTCAGGGAGAGAAATGGCATAATTTGAAGTGAAATTAGAATCGGCTTTCTTGGCTCTCCATTATTATACTTCATCTCCAGAACCATTGCTTCTGCTGTGAAAAAATACACAGATCACAAGACCCATGGAAGATGAACTGAAAATTCTTCTTTTCACTGGGAAAAGGGACACATGCAGTCATTTGAAATGAAATGAGCTTATCCTGGGTCTATAGACCAAAATGTCACACCTCAGATCTTTCATAGCATGTCTCAGGCTCTGTTGCCACATGCAAAGGAAGCAGAGAATGGGACTAATAAGCTTACAAAAGTCCATGACCTGACaaaagaaggtaaagaaataGGCTCTGGGAGCTGAAGTGCCAATTTCTATTTTGGGGGGCTAAAGATAATCCTTTGATAAACATAACTccttttaactttctttaaatTCCAGATTTCCTGAATGATACATATTAGACATAAATTTTGGTAAATAtcgtggatttttaaaaagtattatgcCTGTTCTTTATGTTTAGGGAGAAGACATTGTCTTGGAGAACAGCTGGCTCGGATAGAAATGTTCCTGTTTTTTACAGCATTTCTTCAGCGGTTTCGCTTGCATTTTCCACATGAACTGGTTCCAAATCTGAAGCCTAGGTTAGGTATGACTTTGCAACCCCAGCCCTACCTTATCTGTGCAGAAAAACGCTGAAGGTGCGCAGGTGTTTTGTGTAGCAAAGCTATACGTTTGCCTCACCCCAAACCTTGTTTAATCAATGTGCGTGTTTGGACAAGCATCACAGTATCATAAAGCCAAATGAACACAGATGTGTCTTTAAAAACAGTACCAccaaaacacagacacagacacacagaagtaCTACAGGCAGCAGTAAGCATTAGCTATTATTTCTTCCAACCTTTAATGACTTATAAGGCAGAATTTTCTGAGGAAAACAGGTGTATGTGACAGTTATTTCTTAAGATACTAAGGAGTGTCATGGATGCCCTGACTTTTCAGCCTCTTAGTACCAGGAACCCCTCATCCCTTCTTGACTCCAACTTGCTCCTTTCTGAGGGCTTTGTTTCCAGATGCCAACGCCAGCTCCCTTCTGATCAGGTATTATCACCGAATAGATTGTGTGGTACTAGTCCAGTTTAATAGTGGAGTAAAGAAGAAATTAGAACCCAAGGAGATGAATTTGGACTACAGAGGTGTTTTAGACATGATGGCAGATAATAGAATAAATATCTATACATGTAAGACCTGCCAATGCTTTCAAATCTTGCTTCTTACTATATCGTCATAAGAACTGAGTCATTCTTCCTACAAATGAGGGTCTCTGTGACCCCCTCATACCAGCAATTCAGTAGACAGGAAATTacaataatgtatgtaaaataaaaatgacacgTGGCTAATAATTCTTTGTAGGCAGACTTTTTATTTAGTACCACTTTTTTCAAAACCAGTCACAGGGCTTAAAAGATTGAATCCTTTTACTTTTTCAAGATCTCTAGGCATTTCCTTGgattactgttatttttctaaaaaaagaataCCATTCAAAAAGCATGCTTTAGAGGCAACGTAACTGCATAAATTGGGGAACTTGAGAGTGATGAGCTTCTGTTAGTTATTATGccaggaaaataaatgtaaactgtGACTGTCCTGATCAAACTGGTGTGTACAGCACCCATctataccttatttttttttttaacaagttgtATGTTAAGGATTCATGCTTTTGTAGCTTAGCTCATGAATAGTTGCAGCCTCAGAGTAAATGCACATAACAATGACTTCTGTTAAGAATATGAATTTAATCTTAGTTTGACTTCATCtgtcaaatattttcaaatgtctgTGATAAATCAGGAGTCTTTGCATCTCTGGTATTAAGATTTTTCCAGTTGCAAGGGGGGGGGGAAGTCCTGTgtaaatttacataaataataaaggaaaaattcagaGGTAGCATGGTAGTTTCAGTAGGTATGACTTAGATGCTTCATGGTATGGTCAAAGATCCTGTTTCTTCGTATCCCTCTATTTTGCCTTCTGGATGATATCAGCTTTATCTTAAGGCTGACTCATGTGCTTTGCTCACTTCCTTTAGTTAGAGTGAGCTTGGATTGTTTCTGGGAGAGCAAGGGAGCTTTTCAGATGTTCCCCCAGAACTGCTCTTCGTGTTGCATAGGTCCTAAATAAGTTATATGTCCATC
This genomic interval carries:
- the LOC105086686 gene encoding vitamin D 25-hydroxylase isoform X2, with the translated sequence MPSYIHEDDKNGRLIEKASINRKPRLPQHFVDAYLDEMDQGKNDPSSTFSKENLIFSVGELIIAGTETTTNVLRWAVLFMALYPNIQGRVQKEIDLIIGPSGKPSWDDKCKMPYTEAVLHEVLRFCNIVPLGIFHATSEDAVVRGYSIPKGTTVITNLYSVHFDEKYWRDPDIFYPERFLDSNGHFVRKEALVPFSLGRRHCLGEQLARIEMFLFFTAFLQRFRLHFPHELVPNLKPRLGMTLQPQPYLICAEKR